A stretch of the Clostridium fungisolvens genome encodes the following:
- a CDS encoding 6-phospho-beta-glucosidase — MEKKPVKIVTIGGGSSYTPELMEGFIKRYEELPIREIWLVDIEAGKEKLEIVGAMAQRMWDASPYDVKVHLTLDRRQALKDADFVTTQFRVGLLNARIKDERIPFSYGMLGQETNGAGGIFKAFRTIPIILDIVKDMKELCPNAWLVNFTNPSGMVTEAVVRYGKWDKVIGLCNVPVGAMMKEPEMLGVKLEDLTYQFAGLNHFHWHKVSDKNGNDVTAQIIDKMYSNDSGIPANIHDVPFIREQLEQMNLIPCGYHRYYYLQEEMLKHGIEEFNGVGTRGQQVKQTEAELFELYKDPNLNYKPEQLTKRGGTHYSDAACETILSIYADKKAHIVVSTKNNGAVPDLPADCVVEVSAYISGKGALPIAFGPLEPAQRGWLQLMKNMELCVCEAAVTGDYGLALQAFILNPQIPGGATAKRVLDELLIAHKKHLPQFAEKIAELEKNGVTVKDEVAANLD; from the coding sequence ATGGAAAAGAAACCAGTTAAAATCGTAACAATCGGTGGAGGTAGCAGCTATACTCCAGAATTAATGGAAGGTTTTATAAAGAGATATGAAGAACTCCCAATCAGAGAAATCTGGTTAGTTGATATTGAAGCAGGTAAAGAAAAGTTAGAAATAGTTGGTGCTATGGCACAACGTATGTGGGATGCTTCACCATATGATGTTAAAGTGCACTTAACTTTAGATAGAAGACAAGCATTAAAGGATGCAGATTTCGTTACTACTCAATTTAGAGTTGGATTACTAAATGCACGTATAAAGGATGAAAGAATCCCTTTCTCTTATGGAATGTTAGGACAAGAAACAAATGGTGCTGGAGGTATATTTAAAGCTTTCAGAACAATTCCTATAATACTTGACATAGTTAAAGATATGAAAGAATTATGCCCTAACGCATGGCTTGTTAACTTCACAAATCCAAGCGGTATGGTAACTGAAGCTGTTGTAAGATACGGAAAATGGGACAAGGTTATTGGACTTTGCAACGTGCCAGTTGGTGCTATGATGAAAGAACCAGAAATGCTTGGCGTAAAATTAGAAGATTTAACATATCAATTTGCAGGTCTAAACCACTTCCACTGGCATAAAGTAAGTGACAAGAATGGAAATGATGTTACTGCTCAAATAATTGATAAGATGTACAGCAATGATTCAGGTATCCCTGCAAACATTCATGATGTTCCATTTATCAGAGAACAATTAGAACAAATGAATTTAATACCATGTGGATATCATAGATACTATTACTTACAAGAAGAAATGTTAAAGCATGGCATAGAAGAATTTAACGGCGTTGGAACTCGTGGACAACAAGTTAAACAAACTGAAGCTGAACTTTTTGAATTATATAAAGACCCTAACTTAAACTACAAACCAGAACAATTGACTAAACGTGGTGGTACACACTACTCAGATGCAGCTTGTGAAACAATACTTTCTATCTATGCTGATAAGAAAGCTCATATCGTTGTTTCAACTAAAAATAATGGAGCTGTTCCTGATCTACCAGCTGACTGCGTAGTTGAAGTTTCTGCTTATATTTCAGGTAAAGGTGCTCTTCCAATAGCATTTGGACCATTAGAACCAGCACAACGTGGTTGGTTACAACTTATGAAGAATATGGAGCTTTGTGTATGTGAAGCTGCTGTAACTGGTGATTATGGACTTGCATTACAAGCCTTCATCTTAAATCCACAAATCCCTGGTGGTGCAACTGCTAAGCGTGTATTAGATGAATTATTAATCGCTCACAAGAAGCATTTACCTCAATTTGCTGAGAAGATAGCTGAACTTGAAAAGAATGGCGTAACTGTTAAAGACGAAGTTGCTGCTAACTTAGATTAA
- a CDS encoding AAA family ATPase, whose translation MKNLIFINGTMGVGKTTTSKILQKLLPKSIFLDGDWCWDMSPFIVTEETKKMVIDNITYMLNNFIACSEYENIIFCWVMHEQSIIDEILSRLDTRDCKEYKFSIICSEEALIARIKEDIKQGIRREDVIERTVPRLQCYHNMDTEKIDVSNISAKEAAEIIYNKITI comes from the coding sequence ATGAAGAACCTAATTTTTATAAATGGAACCATGGGAGTAGGAAAGACGACAACAAGTAAGATTCTGCAAAAGTTGTTACCTAAATCTATTTTTCTTGATGGTGATTGGTGCTGGGATATGTCACCTTTTATTGTCACAGAGGAAACTAAGAAGATGGTTATTGATAATATAACCTATATGTTAAATAATTTTATTGCATGCTCTGAGTATGAAAATATTATCTTTTGCTGGGTTATGCATGAACAAAGCATTATTGATGAAATATTATCAAGATTAGATACAAGGGATTGTAAGGAGTATAAGTTCTCAATAATATGTTCAGAGGAAGCACTAATAGCAAGAATTAAAGAAGATATAAAGCAGGGGATACGTAGAGAAGATGTTATTGAGAGAACTGTGCCAAGATTGCAGTGCTATCATAATATGGATACTGAAAAGATAGATGTTAGCAATATTTCAGCAAAAGAGGCAGCAGAGATAATATATAATAAGATTACCATTTAG
- a CDS encoding phytoene desaturase family protein — protein MNTFDYIIIGAGMGGLSAGNFLAKYNKKVLIIEKHNIPGGLITSFKRKGVQFDLGIESLYELNEGQAIPQFLEFWGTSIETQKNSGDISCFIDGKRYNFHHDSLKEDFLNAFPNDKEDINRIFEVNEKISKEMFSGTEAPKPPYEMNLFELIKFGIHNYTKKPTFMKYGLKNGNDVLKELTKNPIINSLIYSQGLFPMVYMAYVYRWSVIGKGSYPKDGMQAIPNASVNSFKANGGILKLNTEVTEILIEKDVAIGVKTKNGECYYARDIISNASPHFTYELLPSNFIKKDKLKYEIRNKEIFPSACALFLSINKNYDFENTSKFSFLTSSNYKDDYKSFTPENCPIEMIVYPQKTDDTNRAVVALFPIPYEYQGCWKTSSKRERVEEYYKLKAEVTETILHRLSLVMGNNFKDSIELAELSTPITFERFTYSKNGSFMGWAIDSKNYGKFMRQKTKVPHLFLVGQWVFPGFGVAGVTASGYYLAKDLLKSDGIDLEKDYINFFS, from the coding sequence ATTAATACATTTGATTATATTATTATTGGAGCGGGAATGGGTGGCTTGAGTGCCGGAAATTTTTTAGCTAAATATAATAAGAAAGTTCTTATTATTGAAAAACATAATATTCCTGGTGGATTGATTACTTCTTTTAAACGAAAAGGAGTTCAATTTGATCTTGGTATCGAAAGCTTATATGAACTGAATGAAGGACAGGCAATACCCCAATTTTTAGAATTTTGGGGAACTTCTATTGAAACTCAAAAGAATTCAGGAGATATCAGTTGTTTTATTGATGGAAAGAGATACAACTTCCACCATGACTCATTAAAAGAAGATTTTCTAAATGCTTTCCCAAATGATAAGGAAGACATTAACCGGATTTTTGAGGTAAATGAAAAAATCTCTAAAGAAATGTTTTCTGGAACTGAAGCACCTAAACCTCCCTATGAAATGAATCTATTTGAACTTATAAAGTTTGGTATTCATAATTACACTAAAAAACCAACCTTTATGAAGTATGGTCTAAAAAATGGAAATGATGTGCTAAAAGAATTAACTAAAAACCCTATAATCAACTCTTTAATATATTCTCAGGGACTTTTTCCTATGGTATATATGGCATATGTTTACCGTTGGAGCGTGATTGGAAAAGGAAGCTATCCTAAAGATGGTATGCAGGCTATACCAAATGCTTCCGTTAATAGTTTTAAGGCAAATGGAGGAATTTTAAAGCTGAACACAGAAGTGACAGAAATACTTATAGAAAAAGATGTAGCAATTGGTGTTAAAACTAAAAACGGAGAATGTTATTATGCAAGAGATATTATCAGCAATGCTTCCCCTCATTTTACTTACGAATTGCTTCCTAGTAATTTCATAAAGAAGGATAAGCTTAAATATGAGATTAGAAATAAAGAGATATTTCCTAGTGCTTGCGCATTATTTTTATCTATAAACAAAAACTATGATTTTGAAAATACAAGTAAATTTTCTTTTTTAACCAGCAGCAATTATAAAGATGATTACAAATCTTTCACACCTGAAAATTGTCCAATCGAAATGATTGTCTACCCACAAAAAACAGATGATACAAATAGAGCTGTAGTTGCACTGTTTCCAATTCCTTACGAATACCAAGGCTGTTGGAAAACTTCCTCCAAACGAGAGAGAGTAGAAGAATATTACAAATTAAAAGCTGAAGTAACTGAAACAATTTTGCATAGGCTAAGTTTAGTGATGGGTAATAACTTCAAAGACAGTATAGAATTAGCAGAGTTATCAACACCGATTACATTTGAACGATTCACCTATAGTAAAAATGGCTCCTTCATGGGATGGGCAATCGACTCTAAAAATTATGGTAAATTTATGAGGCAAAAAACTAAAGTTCCACATTTGTTTCTAGTTGGTCAATGGGTATTTCCTGGTTTTGGCGTTGCAGGTGTTACTGCCAGTGGATATTATCTTGCAAAAGACTTACTTAAATCAGATGGAATTGATTTAGAGAAAGACTATATAAACTTTTTCTCATAA
- a CDS encoding MFS transporter, whose product MEGKWKTLVVILVGSFMTTLDINIVNVALPKMASSLSVDLGTIQWVVTSYLLVISTLVLMFGRLADMKGKKNIYQNGFLIFSLGSLLCVFSKTMIFLIVARMIQGLGAAMMMACNFGIITMVFPLKERGRATGILGTVVAIGTMTGPPLGGFLVGTFNWQSIFLINIPIGVIAYLAGVRYVPKEEIKINEQIFDFKGMITFVVTVAALFLSLLNGEAFGWSSLPIVSGFIICVLSFAAFCYIEINTKVPMLDFTLFKNNLFSAGIFCAFISYCVIYFTNIIQPFYLQHILNFSPQKAGIIMMVYPVTAAVMAPLSGILCDKIGYKIPTFIGLAFTCVGIFTMSFLRLDSSYFAIMVSMTILGCGYGLFQSPNNAGVMSSVPKDKLGISGSMNSLIRNLGMTSGISISVAIFYSHMSSKLGSHVSALSSGNPELFIGSMSFTYKTGAIIAIAGIVVALLRLVKTPDISE is encoded by the coding sequence ATGGAAGGAAAGTGGAAGACTCTAGTGGTAATATTGGTTGGTTCCTTTATGACTACCTTGGATATTAATATAGTTAATGTAGCATTACCAAAGATGGCATCCTCATTGTCAGTAGATTTAGGGACAATACAGTGGGTAGTAACCAGCTATCTTTTAGTTATTTCAACTCTAGTACTTATGTTTGGAAGACTTGCTGATATGAAAGGCAAGAAAAATATATATCAAAATGGATTTCTTATATTTTCACTGGGATCACTGTTATGTGTTTTTTCAAAAACAATGATTTTTTTAATTGTTGCTAGAATGATACAAGGCCTGGGCGCTGCTATGATGATGGCTTGCAACTTTGGTATTATTACAATGGTGTTTCCACTTAAAGAAAGAGGAAGGGCAACAGGAATTTTAGGAACTGTAGTTGCAATAGGAACCATGACTGGACCTCCACTAGGTGGATTTCTTGTTGGAACCTTTAACTGGCAGTCAATATTCTTAATCAACATCCCAATCGGTGTAATTGCATATCTAGCTGGTGTAAGATATGTGCCAAAGGAAGAGATTAAGATTAATGAACAAATCTTTGATTTTAAAGGTATGATCACTTTTGTAGTTACAGTAGCAGCACTTTTTCTATCACTTTTAAATGGTGAAGCCTTTGGGTGGAGTAGTTTGCCAATAGTTTCAGGATTTATAATATGTGTGTTAAGTTTTGCGGCTTTTTGCTATATAGAAATAAATACAAAGGTCCCGATGCTAGATTTTACTCTTTTTAAAAATAATCTTTTTAGCGCAGGAATATTTTGTGCTTTTATTTCCTACTGTGTAATCTATTTTACAAATATAATACAGCCATTTTATCTTCAGCATATATTAAACTTTTCTCCTCAAAAAGCAGGTATTATAATGATGGTCTATCCAGTAACTGCAGCTGTAATGGCGCCACTAAGCGGAATTCTATGTGATAAAATAGGTTATAAAATTCCCACATTTATAGGACTTGCATTTACTTGTGTTGGAATATTTACAATGTCCTTTTTACGATTAGACTCCTCTTATTTTGCTATAATGGTAAGTATGACCATACTAGGTTGTGGTTATGGGCTATTTCAATCTCCAAATAATGCAGGGGTTATGTCTTCAGTTCCTAAAGATAAACTTGGTATATCAGGAAGTATGAACTCACTTATAAGAAACTTAGGGATGACAAGTGGGATATCTATTTCAGTAGCTATATTCTATAGTCATATGAGCTCAAAGCTTGGAAGTCATGTATCAGCTCTTTCTTCTGGTAATCCTGAGCTTTTTATAGGTTCAATGAGTTTCACCTATAAGACTGGAGCAATAATTGCAATAGCAGGTATTGTAGTTGCACTTTTGAGGCTTGTGAAGACACCTGATATAAGTGAATAG
- a CDS encoding class I SAM-dependent methyltransferase produces the protein MSETLWNEKLDFLKAIRTGWCNADYIEFLVEKVWKINKPVNILDFGCGFGYVGLLLLPILPKGSTYTGIDFSEILLTEAENIFDGSGYSTRFIKANLSEYRPIEMYDIVISQAVLRHIPGAKDILEKMIQSVVKDGLVICMEGDLEIEKAGQYFEGFDYTELDIPRLHRKMFKKELSDGGRDYRFGIKIPVLMQQLGLRDVGVRMNDCVKFINPFGDKDEHEKKYNAIVKAWGWDEKISNHEKLNLINTFIQRGLSEEEAGKFVDGQIKISNYAREHKDSAFIIQAPCILISYGRK, from the coding sequence ATGAGTGAAACTTTATGGAATGAGAAGCTTGATTTCTTAAAAGCAATTCGAACTGGATGGTGTAATGCTGACTATATTGAGTTTTTGGTAGAGAAGGTTTGGAAGATAAATAAGCCGGTTAATATATTAGACTTTGGATGTGGATTTGGTTATGTTGGATTATTATTACTTCCAATATTGCCTAAAGGAAGTACATATACAGGAATTGATTTTAGCGAGATCCTTTTAACTGAAGCAGAAAATATTTTTGATGGATCAGGTTATTCTACAAGATTTATTAAAGCAAATCTTAGTGAGTATAGACCTATAGAAATGTACGATATTGTAATTTCACAGGCTGTTTTAAGACATATTCCAGGTGCAAAAGATATTTTGGAGAAAATGATACAATCAGTTGTCAAAGATGGATTAGTGATATGTATGGAAGGAGATCTGGAGATAGAAAAAGCAGGTCAGTATTTTGAAGGTTTCGATTATACAGAACTGGATATTCCCAGGTTACATAGAAAAATGTTTAAAAAAGAACTATCAGATGGGGGAAGGGATTATAGATTTGGCATAAAAATACCTGTTTTGATGCAGCAGCTTGGTCTAAGAGATGTTGGAGTTAGAATGAATGACTGTGTAAAATTTATAAATCCATTTGGTGATAAAGATGAACATGAGAAAAAGTATAATGCCATAGTTAAAGCTTGGGGATGGGATGAAAAAATATCAAATCACGAAAAGTTAAATCTCATAAATACATTTATACAAAGAGGATTAAGTGAAGAAGAGGCAGGGAAATTTGTGGATGGACAAATTAAGATTAGCAATTATGCAAGAGAGCATAAAGACAGTGCTTTTATAATTCAGGCACCATGTATATTGATTTCTTATGGTAGAAAGTAA
- a CDS encoding DUF3139 domain-containing protein — translation MKKVIAIITIIIVLFAGFYIYKIKSFENQRPEKITNAKAAMEKYLSEKGIKNGDYDLFVDYRLDSKMLGYGGYVIKVTFKDEPSVTYVYDYSGEKKISSRSMVDNSNPDNKSFKHEN, via the coding sequence ATGAAAAAGGTTATTGCTATAATCACCATTATTATAGTTTTGTTTGCAGGTTTTTATATTTATAAAATAAAGAGTTTTGAAAATCAAAGGCCTGAAAAAATTACTAACGCTAAAGCCGCAATGGAAAAGTATTTATCGGAAAAGGGTATTAAAAATGGAGATTATGATTTATTTGTTGATTATCGTTTAGACAGTAAAATGCTTGGTTATGGGGGATATGTGATTAAGGTTACCTTTAAAGACGAGCCTTCAGTGACATATGTATATGATTATTCTGGCGAGAAAAAAATATCTTCTAGATCAATGGTAGATAACTCTAATCCAGATAATAAAAGTTTCAAGCATGAAAATTAG
- a CDS encoding NUDIX hydrolase, whose amino-acid sequence MQNFNWQLLESKHIIKDKWISLRADTCKMPNGKIVTPYYVYEYPTWVNVVAITKQKEVVLVEQYRHGCQKTLLELPSGGMELSDKSPLETIKRELAEETGYTGAEFIHTCTMSANPANHNNLTYCFLALDVELTKDINLDETEQIRVVLKPLDEVIKSLKNNDFLQALHVSSLFHAFMYIDIIKI is encoded by the coding sequence ATGCAAAACTTTAACTGGCAATTATTAGAATCTAAACATATCATTAAGGATAAATGGATTTCTTTAAGGGCTGATACATGTAAAATGCCAAATGGTAAGATTGTTACTCCATATTACGTATATGAATATCCAACATGGGTAAATGTTGTAGCAATAACTAAACAGAAAGAAGTTGTTTTAGTGGAACAATATCGTCATGGATGTCAAAAGACACTTTTAGAACTACCATCAGGTGGAATGGAACTTTCAGATAAATCTCCTCTTGAAACAATTAAGAGAGAATTGGCTGAGGAAACAGGTTATACAGGTGCAGAGTTTATTCATACATGTACTATGTCAGCTAATCCTGCAAATCATAATAACCTTACTTATTGTTTTCTCGCTTTGGACGTTGAGTTAACTAAAGATATTAATCTAGATGAAACAGAGCAAATAAGAGTTGTATTAAAACCCTTGGATGAAGTAATCAAAAGTCTTAAAAACAATGATTTTCTACAAGCACTACACGTTTCATCTTTATTTCATGCTTTCATGTATATAGATATAATAAAGATTTAA
- a CDS encoding transcription elongation factor GreAB, with protein MLCIILIVLIAYNVRQPQSIKTKPYDGRNLSIGIIGEIPKVREKQVKFTKIQFSDLEKEQFDSNYDAIFITKENLSEAAQAKYASIYKKSNIPFFFIQTKKSFPPFTLEELSYEDAADSKDLTYATGILSNGDNITAWRYGLYNDIENEDNIKVVFTNIFQTISEKVEAK; from the coding sequence TTGCTATGCATTATCCTAATAGTACTAATAGCTTATAATGTAAGGCAGCCTCAATCTATAAAGACCAAGCCTTATGATGGAAGAAATTTAAGCATTGGAATAATAGGAGAAATACCAAAGGTTCGTGAAAAACAAGTTAAGTTCACAAAAATTCAGTTCTCTGATTTAGAAAAAGAGCAGTTTGATTCTAATTATGATGCAATCTTTATAACTAAAGAAAACTTGTCTGAGGCAGCACAAGCAAAATATGCTTCGATATATAAAAAATCTAACATTCCATTCTTTTTTATCCAGACTAAAAAGAGCTTTCCACCATTTACCCTTGAAGAACTATCATATGAGGATGCAGCAGATTCAAAAGATCTAACATATGCTACGGGCATATTAAGTAATGGAGATAATATAACAGCTTGGAGATATGGATTATACAACGATATTGAAAATGAAGATAATATTAAAGTAGTTTTTACAAATATTTTTCAGACAATATCTGAGAAGGTAGAGGCAAAGTAA
- a CDS encoding MurR/RpiR family transcriptional regulator, whose protein sequence is MPSIIILLLNVINTLDEDSVNFKIANYLLLNINSLEDFSMSTIAKNCNVSKATVSRFCKQIGVDNFYEFKFICQNRRTDVIDKYYPIASLENSTTQFIDETIKALQLVKESLNSKVLNELVEDLIKYDKVAAFGHMQSGNIAVSLQHDLFSNGKMVYTRMPYIDQKQFIEAATKENLIIIFSASGTYFSRLFQRDGFFDKKNKPKIYMITTSMVKVPPSFVDHIISLPNKYELSSSMILQCYANLIPLKYFERVHKKSL, encoded by the coding sequence ATGCCTAGTATTATTATCTTATTATTAAATGTAATAAACACATTAGATGAAGATTCAGTAAATTTTAAAATTGCTAATTACCTTCTATTAAATATAAATAGCCTAGAAGATTTTTCGATGTCCACTATTGCAAAAAACTGCAATGTTTCTAAGGCTACTGTAAGTAGATTTTGCAAACAGATCGGTGTTGACAACTTTTATGAGTTTAAGTTTATTTGTCAGAATAGAAGAACTGATGTAATAGACAAATATTATCCTATTGCTAGTTTAGAAAATAGTACAACTCAGTTTATAGATGAAACAATAAAAGCTCTTCAGCTAGTTAAAGAATCTCTTAATTCAAAAGTCTTGAATGAGCTAGTAGAAGACTTGATTAAATACGATAAGGTTGCTGCCTTTGGCCATATGCAGTCTGGAAATATAGCCGTATCTCTTCAGCATGACTTATTTTCAAATGGTAAGATGGTATATACACGAATGCCTTACATAGACCAGAAGCAGTTTATTGAAGCTGCAACCAAAGAAAACTTAATTATTATATTTTCAGCCTCAGGCACGTATTTTTCTAGATTATTTCAAAGAGATGGATTTTTTGATAAAAAGAATAAACCAAAGATATATATGATAACTACTTCTATGGTAAAAGTACCACCATCATTTGTAGATCACATAATCTCATTACCTAACAAATATGAATTGAGCTCATCAATGATATTACAGTGTTATGCAAACTTAATACCTCTAAAATATTTTGAGCGTGTACATAAAAAAAGCCTATAA